In the genome of Granulibacter bethesdensis CGDNIH1, one region contains:
- a CDS encoding ATP-grasp domain-containing protein — protein sequence MATEAAKPGSPVLIIAFSGRALASAARREGLVPLVCDLFGDSDTIALAEQHTLLPFRPDHGIDAHALACMLDTLCAGKTHPLIWGSGFEDQTSVLESLQKHHPLQGTPPPRIADLKNPLFLATLCREYAVPFPAISLSPPPREAFTDHSWLTKRIGGSGGSHIHPVRGPGSAKPGRYYQQHVKGIPISALMLGRPMHAPLLIGWSRQWTAPSPCTPFRFGGAARLTERENGRLSPALQHAALDLTRASGLVGLGSLDFLVHEDGFHLLEINPRPGATLDVFPEQPLITLHMLASGGTIPEPVISLASMAGSRACAVAYAPRSIKIPEDFVWPDWTADHSRTHTLIPRGAPVCTVLTEAADATSAKALAEDRTNEILQRLETSS from the coding sequence ATGGCAACAGAAGCAGCAAAACCGGGCAGTCCCGTTCTGATTATCGCCTTTTCCGGGCGGGCTCTCGCCTCTGCCGCCCGGCGGGAGGGATTGGTGCCGCTGGTGTGCGATCTGTTCGGTGACAGCGACACCATCGCTCTTGCCGAACAGCACACCCTTCTACCCTTCCGTCCGGATCACGGTATCGATGCGCATGCACTGGCTTGCATGCTGGATACGCTTTGTGCCGGAAAGACCCATCCGCTGATCTGGGGAAGCGGGTTCGAGGACCAGACCAGCGTCCTGGAAAGTCTGCAAAAGCACCATCCCTTGCAGGGCACACCTCCCCCCCGCATCGCCGATCTGAAAAATCCGCTTTTTCTGGCCACTCTGTGCCGGGAATACGCCGTTCCATTCCCTGCCATCAGCCTGTCTCCACCGCCGCGAGAAGCATTTACCGACCATTCCTGGCTGACCAAGCGAATCGGTGGTTCCGGCGGAAGCCATATCCACCCGGTGCGTGGCCCGGGCTCTGCCAAGCCTGGTCGCTACTACCAGCAACACGTCAAGGGCATACCGATCTCGGCTCTGATGCTGGGTCGCCCTATGCATGCACCACTGCTGATTGGATGGAGCCGGCAATGGACCGCCCCCTCCCCCTGCACACCGTTCCGTTTCGGTGGTGCGGCGCGTCTCACAGAGAGAGAGAATGGCCGCCTCTCCCCTGCTCTCCAGCACGCGGCGCTCGATCTGACGCGGGCCAGCGGGCTGGTCGGGCTGGGGAGCCTGGATTTTCTGGTTCACGAGGACGGTTTTCACCTGCTGGAAATCAATCCACGCCCCGGAGCTACGCTGGACGTGTTTCCGGAACAGCCACTCATCACCCTGCACATGCTGGCAAGCGGTGGGACGATCCCGGAGCCGGTCATTTCTCTCGCTTCGATGGCCGGATCACGCGCCTGTGCAGTGGCCTATGCACCCCGGTCAATCAAAATTCCCGAGGATTTTGTCTGGCCGGACTGGACGGCGGATCACTCGCGGACGCATACCCTCATCCCACGCGGCGCGCCTGTCTGCACGGTCCTGACCGAAGCGGCAGATGCCACCTCCGC
- a CDS encoding NAD(P)-dependent methylenetetrahydromethanopterin dehydrogenase encodes MADKTILHMLTPLKQMSPFDVNMALDAGFDAVIPYVDVTNDQVNGLVQDAIFSRPPRLGPKTGIFIAGRNAGQALDWIDESKKALVPPFGCSVYADPAGSFTTAAAMVAHVDTMLRKEFNQTLKGLKVAVFGATGVVGYASGVIAALEGAHVILAGHNGAKQVSESAREMQDRFGVTVEAVDASTEELKGDLLKRVDVAMTAAKAGVQVISSLLLKDAPHLLVVADVNAVPPLGVAGLDVNSGRVKLGEKTIGIGALAIGHTKYRAQFELFKKMLESDKIVSFDFRDAFHLAREIASAS; translated from the coding sequence ATGGCTGACAAGACCATCCTGCACATGCTCACGCCACTGAAGCAGATGAGTCCGTTCGACGTGAACATGGCGCTGGATGCGGGGTTTGACGCCGTCATCCCGTATGTGGACGTCACCAACGACCAGGTGAACGGTCTGGTTCAGGACGCAATTTTTTCCCGCCCGCCGCGGCTCGGCCCGAAAACAGGGATTTTTATCGCCGGGCGTAATGCCGGTCAGGCGCTGGACTGGATCGACGAATCCAAAAAGGCATTGGTCCCCCCATTCGGCTGTTCGGTTTATGCCGATCCGGCAGGCTCCTTCACCACCGCCGCCGCAATGGTCGCCCATGTGGACACCATGCTGCGCAAGGAGTTCAACCAAACTTTGAAGGGGCTGAAGGTTGCCGTGTTCGGTGCGACGGGGGTGGTTGGCTACGCATCCGGGGTCATCGCCGCACTGGAAGGCGCGCATGTGATCCTCGCCGGGCATAACGGCGCCAAGCAGGTCAGCGAATCGGCCAGGGAAATGCAGGATCGCTTCGGTGTCACGGTCGAAGCCGTGGATGCCAGCACCGAGGAACTGAAAGGCGACCTGCTGAAGCGCGTCGATGTGGCGATGACCGCCGCAAAGGCCGGGGTGCAGGTCATCAGCTCCCTGCTGCTGAAAGACGCACCGCATCTGCTGGTCGTGGCGGACGTCAATGCCGTGCCGCCGCTGGGTGTAGCCGGGCTGGATGTGAATTCCGGCCGGGTCAAGCTGGGCGAAAAGACCATCGGCATCGGCGCGCTGGCCATCGGCCATACCAAGTACCGGGCACAGTTCGAACTGTTCAAAAAAATGCTGGAGAGCGACAAGATCGTCTCCTTCGACTTCCGCGACGCGTTTCATCTGGCGCGTGAGATCGCTTCCGCCAGCTGA
- a CDS encoding beta-ribofuranosylaminobenzene 5'-phosphate synthase family protein yields MTRSVRVRCAARLHLGFLDLHGGLGRQFGSIGLALDSPTTTLSIQHADTMHVEGPERDRIIRYLDQLNVKSSYTIRVESAIPSHSGLGSGTQLALALSAALRKIENRPSHPREDAALLDRGARSGIGVALFEQGGFVMDGGRGSNTDVPPMLLRMPVPDDWRFILILDDDQSGLAGSAELAAFADLPPMTEEVSGQICRQVAMGVLPALAEGAIAPFGAAITQVQRLIGDYFAPAQGGRFASLRVAEALDLLHGWGAAGVGQSSWGPAGFGIIPNEQEAERLAALLRARMPSLKVSVQRALNQGAQVEAT; encoded by the coding sequence ATGACACGTTCAGTACGCGTTCGATGCGCGGCCAGACTGCATCTCGGTTTTCTCGATCTGCACGGCGGTCTTGGCAGACAGTTCGGCAGTATCGGACTGGCGCTGGATTCGCCCACAACAACGCTCAGCATTCAGCATGCCGATACCATGCATGTCGAAGGTCCGGAGCGGGATCGCATCATTCGATATCTCGATCAGCTGAATGTAAAATCCTCTTACACCATCAGGGTCGAAAGTGCGATTCCATCCCATTCGGGTCTCGGCTCCGGCACACAGCTTGCGCTTGCCCTGAGTGCAGCCCTGCGCAAAATCGAAAACCGTCCCTCCCATCCACGCGAAGATGCAGCGCTGCTGGATCGCGGTGCACGTTCCGGCATTGGCGTCGCCCTGTTCGAACAGGGTGGTTTCGTCATGGATGGTGGACGTGGTTCCAATACCGATGTGCCGCCGATGCTGCTGCGTATGCCGGTACCAGATGATTGGCGCTTCATCCTGATTCTGGATGACGATCAGTCAGGCCTCGCTGGATCGGCTGAACTGGCTGCGTTTGCCGACCTGCCCCCGATGACGGAAGAAGTCTCCGGGCAGATATGCCGCCAGGTCGCCATGGGGGTGTTGCCCGCGCTGGCGGAAGGCGCCATCGCACCCTTCGGAGCCGCCATCACCCAGGTACAGCGCCTGATCGGCGATTATTTCGCCCCCGCGCAGGGAGGACGCTTCGCCAGCCTACGCGTGGCCGAGGCGCTCGATCTATTGCATGGCTGGGGGGCCGCCGGCGTGGGACAAAGCTCCTGGGGACCGGCCGGTTTCGGCATCATACCGAATGAACAGGAGGCAGAGCGTCTGGCCGCCCTGCTGCGCGCACGGATGCCATCGCTGAAAGTCTCGGTGCAACGGGCGCTCAATCAGGGCGCACAGGTGGAAGCCACCTGA
- a CDS encoding 4a-hydroxytetrahydrobiopterin dehydratase translates to MTHVPLSPGGGQDHARFSCACLTGGEANRREMPMTARETALAEAEIQQRLQDGLSHWRYENGWIRRTYRTASWKATLMVINTVGHLAEAAWHHPDITASYAWVEVRLQTHTAKGITEKDFALARMIEQVVQWQPGKDDGPLEGTPSGDQRFAYVKYDT, encoded by the coding sequence ATGACGCATGTTCCACTTTCACCGGGCGGGGGGCAAGACCACGCCCGCTTTTCCTGCGCCTGTCTGACGGGCGGCGAGGCTAACCGGAGGGAGATGCCGATGACGGCGCGTGAAACCGCCTTGGCAGAGGCCGAGATACAGCAGCGCCTGCAGGACGGCCTCTCTCATTGGCGATATGAGAATGGCTGGATTCGCAGGACCTATCGGACGGCAAGCTGGAAAGCGACTCTGATGGTCATCAACACGGTCGGCCATCTGGCGGAAGCGGCGTGGCATCATCCGGATATCACGGCGTCCTATGCCTGGGTCGAGGTGCGCTTGCAGACCCACACTGCAAAGGGCATCACTGAAAAAGATTTCGCGCTGGCTCGCATGATCGAACAGGTTGTGCAATGGCAGCCGGGCAAGGATGACGGCCCGCTGGAAGGGACACCATCCGGTGACCAGCGTTTTGCTTATGTGAAATACGATACCTGA